From the genome of Canis lupus baileyi chromosome 4, mCanLup2.hap1, whole genome shotgun sequence:
CCCGTTGCTATGCACAAGTGCATTGTGCCAGCAGCTCAGGGAATCACAATGTACACACACGGGTTGCTCTAAGCATAAAAGAGCTCCCACCTGCAGAACACTTGGCCTGGTGCCTGTCCACAGCCCTCAGTGAATCGTAGCCAACAGTCCCATTGTCATTGCTGCTAGGCATAGCCATGCCCGAGGGGCAGCACTCAGACGCCCTGGGCATGCACTGGCTGCAGACACCAGGCAAGTGGTTCAAccactctgatcctcagttttctcctctgcatGATGGGACCAGGACCACTCCCTTCACAGGATTGTTAGGGGGATTACATAGCACAGCTCTAAGGGTTGCTTGAGCTATAAAGACTGGGACATGACAGTCCCTATTTGGGGTTCAATATAGACAGGTTCCTTCATGCACCTACACCATCCCTGCAAGTGTCCCTCTTTACACTGGGGACCTTTGTCCCTGAGGTGGGTATTCTTGCACATACAGGACGTCAGTGGGGAGGAAGACAAAAGCTTTGATACccattctttctctgcctcccttcccaaAAGCCCTTGGCTCCAGGCTGTATTTGGCTCCATGGTTAATTGACCAGCAGCTAAAAGACAGGAAAACTCACAAGGAAGGGACACATATGtgttttttagactttttaattaaaaagaaaataagaacacaaaaacacttcCCAGGATGTGCTGGGATGACACATCACAGGCATGTAAAGTacatataaaaacaagaaaaaagtctTGGGAGCTGTAGGCATGGTGCCCTGTGCAGAGGCACCATGTTCCCCTCCTTTGAGGCATTGTTTTCTTCCACACTCCCCTCTCCCAGACTATAAAAAAGGAAGTGCTCATTCAGCCTTGTTTCTCTTGGAAGACTCAGCCACTTTCAGCTCACTGGTCCATGACGTGCACACAGGAAGCTGGGCTTTACAAGATTTTGCGGATGGACAGTGCTGGGGTAGGGGTACGCAGTGTAGCACTCCTCTCCCAGCCCTGCTCACAGTCTCTGGGACTGGGAAATGTCCCTCTGTGGGGAGAGGTGGGACCCACTATCCTTCAGGGGCATGAGCCTGGGCTTCCCTCCTTGAGTGTCAGCAAAAGAAATGTCTGCAAGTAAATTGGGAGCCACAGAATAAGGACTTGGACCAGGATAAGATGTGCCTGGGGCTAGGGCTAAATTTTGATGGACAACCAGAAGGTAGAGGATTGGCGTGCCATAACCAGCTTTCATACTGACCTTTCTTAGCTGCTTGACCAATTGCCCCATCCCCGCCTCTGTTGGCCCAAACTTTGGGGGGTCAGATAGACCTAGACTTGATTcatggctctgccacttactagtttGTGAGATCCTGGGAAAGTTACCTAACTTcttagagcctcagtttcctcctctgttaaATGAAGAGGTTCGTTGGAACCTCACAGTGTGACTGTAAATAGTAAGGATGATTATGTCTCTGAAGAGGACATAATCTaggacagcacctggcacagggtATAAATGGCCGCCACGATTACTGCTATCAGGCATCAGTATTTCCACTGCAGAGCTGATGAGTGTGTGCGTGGACGTATGTGAGATAAACAGAAGGTTTATACAATGCCCTAGAAAAAAGATGAGTTCCTCTGAGCTTCCTGTGTATATCTGGGCAGGTCGGAGGCCTTGGATCCCAATGGTACCTGCTTGGGAGGTCTCAAATGCTTTACTCCTCTGCATGTCCGTCTGGTTCGGGAGCTGAGCTAGACATCAGTGCCCTCCCTGGGGTAGAGGACACTGTTTGTGTTGATGCTGTTGTAGAAATGAGGGCTGAACTGGTTGAGGACAGAGCCCCCGTAGCTGAGAGTGTTGGCGGGCATGGGGTTGGCCCATTCGCCCCCACCCCCATGGCTGCTGAGGTTGGTGAGTGGGGTGTAGGAGCTGAAGTTCAGCAAGTTCTGCCCCGTTTTGTCAGtgggctcagggctcagtcctGGTGTTGCCACAGGGCGGCTCACTGGGCTCGACCCGCTCACATAGGAGGTCATGGAGGAGAGGAAGCTGTTGAGGCATGGGGTGCCGGGTGGGGGAGGCGAGGACTGCTTCTCGGGGGGGCTGGCGGTCCCTGGGGAGGCACTGTCCAAGATGTCCTGGGCCTCCGTCGTCCTGGGGCTGCCCGCCAGGAGGCTGCTCTCTGTCTTCTCGGAGGCCAGGGATCCCGCGCTGGAGGAAACATCcgatttcctcttcctcttcctgcgGAAATTTCCATTATCGAACATCTTCTCACAGTTGGGGTCCAAGGTCCAGTAATTCCCTTTGCCTGGTGCAAAAGTGGGAGGAGTAAGAGGAGAGATGGACAAAATGCTTTgctcctgtttctctgtgttgtcATAAACtgaacaccaaggaaatacacgCAGAAGacagagggcagggggagagaaacaGGAATCACACACACCATCCACACCCCACCTGGCACGGATCCTTATTTCAGCCCCCACCTCACGACTGGGCGCCCTGGGGCATAGAGGCATAAGCCATGAAAGTATTCATACTGCAGCCTCTAGAAGAAGCTCGGGTACTGGGGGAATGGAGACGGAGGGCCTGCTTCCATGGCTGACGTGAAAGGACACTCAGGAAACACTGCAGGGCTCCCTGAAAATTTGGGGCAAGGAGTCCAAGGATGGACTTGAGTCCTGGCTTTGCTCTGAgctagcctcagtttcctagtcTGAAACGTGGGCCAGTTGTACTGGTCCTTTCATCCTCAGACTGACCGTGACAAAGGGCTAATGCTAGATATGTAGGTGGGCTTTGTCACCATGAGGTGCCATTCGGAGGTAAGGCCTGAGCTCGGCCTGTGGGTGACGCCAGTCATTGGACTGGACACTTGCCCTTCCCTGGAGGATCCAGTAGCCCTGGCCCTGCTAGCCTCCTAGTGGGCAGAGGTGGGGCTCTGAGCCATACCCTGGCTTCCCATGGGGGAACAAGAATGGACTTTAATTCTGGGAAATGCATTACTGAGTATTTAATATATTACTTTCCGTATGTCCctgcattttataaaaatcatcgTTAAAAAGGAAGAGTTCACAGTCTTTGGTATTAGAGAGACCTCCGCTCAGACACGGGCTCCGTGGCTATCCCTCCATTCTGTGTCACCGTGGGCGGGCTGCTTCACCTCTGAGTGATACTCCCTTCATCAGGACAATGGGTTTAGTAAGAGCTACCTGCAAGGAGGAGTTAAAGATTATGTAACTACAGCAGGCAGCACAATGTGGCCCTTCGTGCGTGTTTAACAAAGTCAGATCTCTCCCCAGAAGGCTGAGGGTGTACTTGAGCTTTGCCTAGTCCTACTCACCCTGAGGACTTGGTATGAGCCGGGTACTGGGGACTCAATGTGATCCTAACAATTACTGTAGACGATTGGGCACTTCTTAGCACCCAAACCCCTGTGTGCATTCACGCATGACCCCCATCACAGGCCTGCGAAGGAGCCAGTCTTACCATCCCTATTTTTcaggtgggaaaactgaggctcagaaatctAAAATGCCTGAAGTTGCTGACTGCTCAGTGATTCAGCCAGGATCAAAACCTGAATCTggtatgggcagcccgggtggctcagcggtttagcgctgccttcagcccagggcctgatcctggagacccgggatcgagtcccacgtcgggctccctgcgtggaggctgtttctccctctgcctgtggctctgcctctctctctctctctttctgtgtttctctcatgaataaataaataaaatctttggaaaagaaaacaaaacctgaacCTGCCtccagggctctatctcacagcCTCCTTCACCACTGACAACCCTCAGGCCCCTGTCTCGGGGGCCACAGCCACATCAGAGCTTTCGGAATGGGGTGCTGGGAGGGAATGACGTGAGCCTTCCCTGGGGGCGTCAGAGGCTGCTCCCCCGAAGCCCCCCtgcccgcacccgcaccccctTACCCGGGTCGTCCTCATCGCGGGGCACCTTCTTGAAGCAGTCATTGAGAGACAGGTTGTGGCGGATGGAGTTTTGCCAGCCGGCCTTGCTCTTATTGTAGAAGGGGAAGTTGTCGGCCACGTACTGGTAGATCTGGCTGAGGGTGAGGCGCTTGTCGGGCGCCCCGTGGATGGCCATGGCAATGAGAGCCGAGTAGGAATAGGGGGGCCGCACCAGCTTCATCAGCTCCTCCTGCGAGGGGATGGGCAGCCAGCCCAGGTCGCCGCCCCCCAGCCCAGACACGCCGGGCAGCAGCTGCCTCTGCACACCGTAGgcctggggcaggaaggggctgGCGTTGGCGCCGGGCAGGTAGGGTGGCGGAGTCATGGCAGGCCCGTTGAGCCACAggtaggggttggggggggcCCCGTACTCGCCGCCCCCCTCGAGGGAGGGGGGCCGCTGAGGGCTGGGCACGCCCTGGGGGTGGAAGAAGTTCTCATAGTAAAGGCTCATCTCGGGGGGCTCCTGGCCGATGCTGGGGAACTGGGGGCTGCAGCGAGGTGGGGAGGGCGCCGGGAGGTCGAAGGCGCTCATGCTGGGGCTGGGCTCGGCCGGAGCCACCTGCCTGGCACCTGCCCGGGGAGCTGTCCCTGACAGGTGCTCTGCTGGCCGGCCTCCCACTTATAGCCCTGTGGGCCTGGCCTGCGGGCCCCACCCCGGGGCGGCCACCTGCCGCaggcccgcccctgcccccgcagCCCTGCGAGCCCCAGGAGGGGGCCTCCGGGCCTGGCCCACTGCGCCTGCTCAGACCGGGGCGGAGCTGATGCCCACAGTGCCCGGGGcgcccctcttccctctccctgtcttGCCAGTTCCTTTCCGGTTTCCCCCTTTTCTCCCCTGTCTTTCTCCTCACTTGGTacccccctcattctctctccctcccgatctctccttctcccaccctggccctcccctctgcagctCCTTCTCTTGCTTGCCTTCTTGCTGTCACATTCCCTTTTcctgttcttcctctgccttcccctgacTGTTTCTTTTCTAAGCACTGTTCTGgccacctctccctccctccctcccttccttccctctctctctccctctgagttTGTTTCTGTCTCCTCCTACTTTGTCTCCTCATGCTCACCTCCTGTCTGTTTGCTTCTCCCCCACTCCTTTTGTCTCCTGTCTCCACCTCTCATTTCCTCTGTGTCTCATTCCCTCTGCGTCATCCCTCATTCAACTTCTCAATTCCCTCTCCTTGCCCATCCTGACCCCCTCATTCTCTGCCCTCTCACCCAGGCTGGATGTGCACTTTATCGGAATCCACATCTTTGGGTCGTCTGAAGTGAAGACAGACTTTCTGGAGTTTCCAGGAAAGAACCTGGCTCTGGAGAATCAGAAGAGCAGAGAGGAACCTGGCCTATGGCCAGGTTGCAAAAGGCCAGCCAGTTGGTATAGGCACCCtctgtgcgcacacacacagacacacacacacacacagacacacacacacactgcaggcAGGCTGACAAGGGCCATGGACAGGCCTGGGGATTCTCCTGGAGGAGCAGCGGGGCCCATCAAGATAGtgacagaaggaagagaatgtgAATGGGCTTCAGGGAAAAATGAGAGACAACTTGCACTCTGCAACTTTCTTTCTGGCCCCCAGGCCTCTATCTCATCAAAGCTCTTTCGTGTTTCAGCTTGTCGGGGCCGGGAGCTGAGGCCTGCAGGAGAGCCCTCAACTCCTCAACTGGCCATTCCCCTCACACCTTCTCTGCCTCCGGCTCTAGAAGCAGGAACACCAGTTCCCCACTTCTCCGTGCTTATGGCCagtccctctcctctctgggctCTGTTCCTCCTGAAGTTTGGAGATGACTTGCCCCAACCTCCCTTCATCCCAGGCAGGCCCTCagcatggggggcagggggtggaccCCTTCTCAGAGGGTGGGCAGCTATCCCTGAGCAGGCTTTAGTACCAGCCTGAGTACTTCTCTCCCTCAGATCAGCAGATTGGAAGAAAGTTGCAGCCAGCTTCTGTGGCCACCACCTGCCTCCTACCCTCCTGCCTCTACTTCCTTCTCCCCATTCAACTTCCTCTCACTCCTTCTAGACTGCATGGGTCCTTGGGGTGGAAGAAGGAGGTGGCTTACTGTGCCAGCTGGAGGGGCTGCCCCCTCAGGGAACCACCCCTGCCGGGCTGTCTGCTCTCCTCTACAGCTGGGTCAGGAGACAGGCTGCAGGAAGCCCGAGTGCCGTGGAACGCATCCCATCTGCAGTGCATCGGTGCCCAGAGGATGAGTTCAGGAAACTGGGTGGGAGGGGTCCTCCCAGGTCCCGAGAAACCACCTGGCCCCACCAGGGAACAGTGAATGAAGTGACTTCAAAAGGGCCAGACTGCCCAGGTGAGGCATGGGGTAGGCACACTCTGTACTTTCTTTcagaagagaaacacaaaagagGTCCCATCTTCGTTTAAAGTTTCTCTGCCAGGCCTGGCTTGCTGAGAGCAGGACCGTGACTTTTCAAGAAACAGTTACATTAGAGACACCAATATAGACCCCAGGCCTGACAAGCGAACCTGGTAACTCCACTTCTGATAATTCATCCtacagaattaaatgaattatccTCGGAGGTATTCACCACAGTGTTATTCATAGCTACAACAAACTGGAACTAACCCGAATGTCCAACAATAGGGGAGTAGGTAAATAAATTGGGTATCATCCCAATGAAGAAATCTTatgaatctataaaaaaaaaacagattgtaGAATATTTAGTGATATGCAAAGATATTGTTCTAATAGCATTATTTAATGGAATAGGCTGTAAAATGCCATTTTATGGTAAAAATTTATCTTCatacatgtatttataatataaacaCCAAACTGCAAATTATTATTTCTGGATGGAGAATTGgatgtgatttttgttgttgtttttcagtttCTGATTTAAATTAGTAAAGTCAAGCACACAGGTGATTTACTTTGGGATTTAAGGTAGAGGCCAGCAAGAGGCAATATAGTGGAGTTATAACAGACATGGGCTCCGAGACCAGGAGGACCTGGGTCTGAATCCCAGCTTAAGCGCTAACTGTGCAAATCTTGACAAGTGATTTGATTTATCTCAGCCTGTTTTCTCTAGTGAAAATGGGAATGATCCCACTTAACCCATGTGGTTGCTGTCACTGAGGTAATCAATGTAACCATTGTAAATCATTTCACATGGTGCATGgagaagcactcaataaatattagtcatCATACACTATGGTCAATATACATTTGATATGTATAATTCATCACCGAGTTTGCTCCCTTGTGGATCAGTTGTTCCCTTTCAGCAGCCTGTGGGCAGGGGCTGTGGGGCAAGCGAGGTCACAAAGAAGGAACCGGGGGAGGGATACTCAGTGCAGACACCAACTGTACAGCCAGGCCCTGCCATCTGTAGCTGAGGATGAGCTCCCTTCCCATCCCCTCTCCTGAACTCGTGCAGCCAGCTTCCCACCCTCCTGCCTCTACTTCCTTCTCCCCATTCAACTTCTCCAGACCCCATGTGTCCTTGAGGTGGAAGAAGAGGTTGCTTACTGTGCCAACTGGAGGGGCTGCCTCCCAGGGAACGCCCCTGCCAGGCTGTCTGCTCTCCTCTACAGCTGGGTCAGGAGACAGGCTGCAGAAAGCCTGAGTGTCACATGACACTCGAATCACACGATAAGTTCACAGCCAACCTAGTCAGGAGCTCATCTCCCAAACCCCTCATCTATCCTTTGCCTATTGCTGGGGTCTCCTTCTatagtggcattttttttttttttttgaggaagctcaCCTGAGTTTCCCTGTTGTACCTGGGCCATGCTTCCTTCCCTTAGAGACCAGAGAAAGCCTGGCTTGACTTAGTAGGCCTGGCCCACGTGCAGCCTATGAATCCTGTGGCTGCAGATCACAGCCTCTCATGCCCTCCCACACCTGGTCACAGGGTTAGGCCTGCCATTTGGGGTGATGTCTGGGAAAGAGGAAAGGCCTGCCCCTCCTCTGGTGTCGGGTATGTGCCCAGTGGTCAGCTGTATCCATTGCCGGGTCCAGAAGCCCAAGGCAGCTCAAGGCCTACAGAAAAGGTGAAAGTGGACAGGCCCTCTCTAGACCATGGCTGGCCAGGGCCTCCAACACTGGCCTGGACTTTCAGGGAGTAGAGTGAGGAAACAGGCTGTCATCTGGGCTTCCTTTCCTGCTCACGAGAGCTGTGTCTCAGATTACGTAGAGGCTTGCCTGGGGCCAGCCTCTCTGTGGCAAGTATGGGCTTTTAGGAAGTCTGGTCCAGGCGTCTGCCAGGCCGACTCTGATCTTGGtgctctcttctctgcttttcgGCTTCTGGGTGAGCTTGAGGCTGGAGAAACAGATAAATACCGCCCTCTGGTGTCCATCGATTTAAAAGCAGGGAGCTGAGGGCAGGGATTCTGTGACCTTTTGGAGCAGAGGCCAAGGATTTCTGAGCCCCTCTAAGCGGGCAAGTTACCAAAAGGAACAGCAACTTTAAGAAGgaattgagaaaaaaacaaacaaaccaaccaattTTCATTCCACTGTGATGGAAATAATGGTAACTGGATCGTCAACGGGGCAAAATGTCTTAGAAGTCAACCAAACAGCAGCTGGACGAGACAGAGTTAGAATCCAACACCTCCGGTCATGTTTTCTGAGTGCCTTGCCATTGCTTAATCTCCGAGCCTCTGCTCGCTCCTCTGGACAATGGGGATAACCAGGTTTACCTCCCTCAGAGTGCTGTTGCAAGCACTGAAGGAGACAGTACAGGAAAGCCCTCTGAAATGGTGCTTGGCAGTAATTTCTTCCCTTATTCAGCAAATACCAATTGACTATCTCCAGAGTAGCATTTCAGGGACGTGCGGGACACTGTCACAGCCACACAGTGCGGAGGTGCACATTCCTGATTTGCCATCTTTGTGCAGTGCATATAGTTTGAtgtgcttaattttttaattggctctccaagctttttttttccttaatgaatttattttaaagataaatcccATAATGACTTCTGGAAATGGATCATCAGTAATCAGTATAACTTTGCCAAAATTACGAGGAGAAAAATTAGTCTTTATCTAAAGTTGACACTGTGCTGAGTACAGCCTGATTTCTTACCTGTGTTCTCATTCAGTCCCCACGGtaatcatccccattttacagatgagcaaacttgAGGCTGCACAGGCCTGAATCTGCTCGCTCTTTGTAAGAAGGTGAGACAAGCAAGTGTTAGGAGAGGGATGAAACGCTGGCCAAGGACTTTCTCCTTGGAGAAGGCAAAGGGAtcagaaaagaattgaaaagggAGAGATTTTCCTCACCATgagtgtggtaggcagaataatgaccTCCGCATTATAAGATGTCACCCCAGATTCCCAGAATCTGGGAACTTTTTATCTTCCAAGGTAAAGGGGACTTTGCAGAAGTGATTGGGTTCAAGACCACAGGGAGTGATAAGCCTGCATTACCCAGGTGGGCCCAATGTCATCAGAGCTGTCCTTGCAAGAGGGAGGCGGAGGGAGATATGATAACAGAAGAGGAGATGTGACaaggaagcagagattggagcaatgtggccataagccaaggaatgctaaaTGCCTTGTTGCTTTTAGAGgttggaagaggcaagaaaatacACTGTCCCCTGGCATCTCTGGAAGCAACCAGCCCTACTGTCACCATGATTTTCACCCCCATAAGACTCGTTATGGATTTCTGACTTCAGGAacagtaagagaataaatttctattgttttaagccactagattTGTGATAACTTGTTGCACCAACAGGAAACCAATACAGTTGGATTCCACGTTATGTGAAGCTGTGACCCTGTCCACCGAAGATCCCTTCCCATGCCACCAGTGGCCTTTGTCCTATACCTAAGGAAACACAGTCTGCTCAACAAGGAgattccccttccccctctcctttccttcctccctctcctcctccatctctggGTGAAGAACACAGTTTGGGGGCAGTGGCTTTATGGGTTTGGTTACTTATTCATTTCATTCTGGGGCTTTTGTGGGTTGTGGTggcccttctgggcctcagtttcctcataagCAAGTGGGAGGCAAAGCTGTGTGGTTTTCAAGGCCCTGCCCAGCAGGTCCCTCCTACGGAGCTTATTAAAAGGCATTctcctgagcccaggccccagagattctgacctgtgaggctcaggtggggtcTGGGCAACCCGGCTCTGATGTGCACCCAGCTTAGAGAGCaagtgatctcaggatccagccCATGTGCCCACAGTCATTCCTTGGGAAGCTGCCACTCATTGCCTGTTCCTTGGGGCCCAAAGCATCAAGTCCTTGCTCTAGCACTTCCAAACTCTGTGATCCAGGACAagtgcctgtgcctctctgggCCTGATTCCTTACCTATAAATTGGGACTAGTAATAATCTATATACTTCAGAGAGTGTgaagtttcaaaaattattaagtgCGAATCActaagaacagtgcctggcacatagcaggtgctcatgCATGTTGCCTCTCAAATTACTGGTTCCTCAACATGACATTCAAGACCTAGCACACACCTGGCCTCAGGCACACTCTCCTATGCCATTCCTTGGGTTGTGGCAACATAAGCTGATGATCCCTCAGGTCCATCCATGCCTGTCCACTTTGTCTGGAATGTCCTTCTTCTCCACCTGGAGAATGCTGACTTTCCTTCCAATGCCAGCTTAGCACCAGCTCCCCCGGGAAGCTTTCCTTATGGCGTCCAGGCCACTGTTTCCTCCTCCTGCTGTCCCTCCATACCGGAACTATGTCAGCCTTTGCTACAATGACCAGTTTATTGCCTGACTTCACTACGGGAGCTGCAATCTCTTGAGAGCaaggatggtatttttttttcagggctttCGATGATGTTCAGCACACATTAGGCTCTATACACATTTGTGAGGGAGGGAGAACAGGCTATGGGATGTCTCTTTGCTTTGATTTGTTCTGTGATAATTGGGGCCATCGAGTGACTATCCCAGGGGACTCCATAAATCAGAAATGAGTTGAGGCCTCTAAAATGCCTGGTCCAGTGACCACCCAGTCTCATCTCTGTATACCAAGGTATCAGTCACTGTGCTTACCCAGGGTTCAGCTAGGTGGGTTTTCAGGTGACCTACCTTGAAGGCCATTTCTAAGATCAAGGGAAACCACCCTTCTTCATTCATAAATGTGGTCACTTAACATTGAAAAGCCAGGCACCTGCTTTTCTGAGAACCTAATACTTTCTTAAAAGTTCACTGGTTTAAATGATCTGTCATTTACATTAGATTTCTTATAACATTAAACAc
Proteins encoded in this window:
- the FOXI1 gene encoding forkhead box protein I1, encoding MSAFDLPAPSPPRCSPQFPSIGQEPPEMSLYYENFFHPQGVPSPQRPPSLEGGGEYGAPPNPYLWLNGPAMTPPPYLPGANASPFLPQAYGVQRQLLPGVSGLGGGDLGWLPIPSQEELMKLVRPPYSYSALIAMAIHGAPDKRLTLSQIYQYVADNFPFYNKSKAGWQNSIRHNLSLNDCFKKVPRDEDDPGKGNYWTLDPNCEKMFDNGNFRRKRKRKSDVSSSAGSLASEKTESSLLAGSPRTTEAQDILDSASPGTASPPEKQSSPPPPGTPCLNSFLSSMTSYVSGSSPVSRPVATPGLSPEPTDKTGQNLLNFSSYTPLTNLSSHGGGGEWANPMPANTLSYGGSVLNQFSPHFYNSINTNSVLYPREGTDV